In the genome of Leopardus geoffroyi isolate Oge1 chromosome B1, O.geoffroyi_Oge1_pat1.0, whole genome shotgun sequence, the window ataatttctaaacttTGATGCCAGTAAAGAGGAGTGAAACCCTAGCTCCTAACTGGCCACACTCAGGGGCCAGTGGGTCCTTGGCAAAATCCTAGCTCGGCTTTTGTATCCCCGTCTCCCCGCAAGATTTCTTTTCTCCCCGCTAGAAATCTCCAGTTGTTGGAGATTTCTCTACCCTTTCCCTCTGCGTTTCCCAAGTTCCACAAAAGAGTTACTATTTCAAATGTGAACCTAGTTATTTCTCCTTTACACGCTTTTTTGATTATCCTTTTCTGTACTGTGTTATAGATGGGTACTTAAGTGGATCCTTATTACCTAATACTTACAGTAATAATCCTTTTGGGAGTCTTAAAGTGTTTTAcaaacattccatttttttcaagttgagaAAATCAAAGTCTAGAAGAGGCAGACTCTTGTTGGTATCCACACAGAGAGCTGGAAACCCactgtaacaataataatagctaacatttacttaGTGTGAACTGTGCAAAAGACACTTTATATATACTTGTCTCAGTTAATGCTAGTAAGCACCCTATAAGGCAAGTACTGCAATTCTGTTGTCCttgtttcatagatgaggaaaacgTGATACTCAACGACAAACAAACTTGTGCACGTCTCCTCTCCACCGAGTGGCGTCGGTGGAATCTGAACCAGGCAGTCTCTTGCCAAAGTTTGTAATTCTTACCCCTCTTGGAGCCTGTCTTTAAAGTGACCCCACAATTTCTCCAAACAGAAATACGGTGAAGTGTTTTTGATGGCCCACCTCCATGGACTCACTGAGATTTTATGATTTTAACCTAAATTCACCTTCAGTTTTGAGACTGTGGTTCCCCCCCCACCCGAAGGTTGGGAGTCTGATGATAAAGGGAAGGTACCGTGACATAAGATGCCGGTTCTTACTGGCCAATATTTTCCTTTCGTAAGACCAGAGAAACAAGGCATGCTGAGGGCAATATCAATTAAGCATCCAGTATGTGTTCTAGAACACGCTGGGGTGGGATTTTTACATTCTTATCTGATAAAGATGATGGGTTGGTGCTGATCCGTTTTCACTTTCCTGTtattattttatgaagaaaaagacaTGATCTTTGCAGTGCAAAGATTACGGTAAAGGGTCTGGATATAGAACTGGTTCTATTCCAACCAGTTTCCCCAGTGAGACAGTAAGCCACAGATTCATTAATGATATCAGCTGTGCTTATAAGCTAAATCCCACTCTCTCAGTGAAGCATTTCCAGAATCACTTTAGTCATATACGACTGGTGAAATTATTTgaaacagaaagtaagaaagtgttccaTGGAGACAGAAACTCTCCAAATGTAATGAAAGGTGATGCTAAGACAATTAAAATATGGGATGGAGTTGCACCCCTACCGGGTAACAACATAAATGGTAACTAACTGGTTTCATTACcttgacatatattttttaaaggatattttggaAATATCTCAAAACCAGATTAAGGTTTAGGTAGTAAAAGTAAACCAAAGGATAAATAAAAGTCATAGAGACAAGAATGCAGAATAATTTTTACCTAAAATGAAATCTGATCTTTGGAGTTCCTTTGGGCAATTTACTTGGAGTTAACAAACTTTGAGGTTTTGCCTAAGCTTCAAAAATTgggcacaaaataaaaaaaagaaatgtgagtgAGGGCTTTACAGCAATCCATAATCTCATCAGCTCTGAAGTCCATCGGAACCAAAGGCAGGAGGCAGTCAGCAGGTTAGGAAGGAGGTGTggtgggaaggggcagtgggAACCCAcagtggcagcacagagccctttagGTCGTCTATAATGATGGCAATGTATTACAGGGGTATCTGTGTGCATGGGAGTTATGAACTAAATGTTTATGCCCAACCCCcaactcatatgttgaaatcctaccccCGGTATGATAgtatctggaggtggggcctttgggaagtgactAGGTCATGAGGTGGAGCCCTCGTGAacgggattagtgcccttataaaagagtcCCCAGAGAGCTCCTATGCCCcttctgccacgtgaggacacagtgagaagatagCCATGTGTGACCCAAGAAGTAGGAGGTCtcatcagacactgaatctgcaggTGATTTGATCCTGGAtatcccagcctccagaactgtgagaaataaattgtttaagccacccagcctgtggtatttttgtCCTACTAGCTTGAACTGATTAAGACAGTACGTGAAAGTGTTTTTCTTCATCCTCAATCCAAAGGGCAGGGTTTACGAGGCTAAGAAAATACGTGGATTTATTATCTGAAGTTTGATATTTAGTCATTAAACTATACACTGTCGGGTGCTCGGAATTTCTTTGTGAGCCCAAACAGACAAGGCCCCACCCATAGTTACCTGGAAATGCAGGGTAAACGATGAACAAAGAGCCGCAAGCATAAATGTGAAGAAGAGATACAACTGAACTGTGACAGTGTAACTGGAAGACTAGAGCTAGACTGGGGGGCCCAAGAGAGACTTCCTGAACAGGTGATCTGAGCCGCTGAGACCCCAAGAATGAGTTAGAATTAATTGGTGAAGGGATGTGTTTTGGGTTCCCAGGAGAAGGTGTGTCAAGAGGGAGATGAGCACGTTCATGAAACGGACAGACGTCagcgtggaaggggcagagagcaaggagtaGGGGGTGGGATGAGGCACGGATGGCAGGGCTCTGTGGCCTTATGGATTCCATCCTAAGGGCAGTGGGATGTCCCAGAGGGGCTGGGATGCAGGGAGGAGCGAGGGGTGTGTGACCTGATCAGATCTGTGTGTGATCCTCACTCTGGCTGCTCTTTGGTGAATGGGCAGGATGGGGAGATGGGTGCAGGGGAGCACAAAGAGGGGCCGTGGCGGTGGAATTATGGGAGCTCGGACATGAGAGCAAGAATGAAGTGAAGCGGATGCATTTGGCAGCTACGAAGATTTCGAAATCAACAGTGTTCGGTACTGAGAGGACACAGGGAGCGAAGAAGAACAACCTGAAAAGATGGTGGCACCTGTTATTGAAAGAGGCCAGGCTTGGGCATGCACAAGGATAGGATGTCTGTACCACTGAGCCTAAGACGGATATAATACACTTCAGGATTATCACTTCCTGACACATTCTGGGCATTCCAAAAGGATGTGATCGGCACATTTGACATTCTTTTAGATGATCTTCTCACTATGTGTTCTTATTAAATCACCATTTTCTccctttaacatatttttaatcatCTAAATATGATGGTAATTAACTTACtacaacacacatttttttattcgtaaaatttttccatgtgtcctttaaaaaatattcttccataatttgcctatttttgaatgaTATGGAAAATTTTAACACTTCAGTGTGACTGTCAACTATTCAAGATTACATAGACCTTGCAAAATAGTTATATTTTggttaaataagtaagtaagtaagtaaataaataaatatattcttccatCTTTTTAAGGACTTAATTCTTTCTCAAATCTATACTCATCGTTACGAGTTAATCATGGAGTAAGGAGCTGTCGTGTAGAGCTAAAAGTCCCCTGCAGGTATGGAGGTAGAGATGTCTAGATGCCCATGCCTGCCGAGTGCCCTTTATTTAAGGGTATTTATTAGCACAGTTTGTACTGAATAAAGATGGGGGTTCAGACAAGCAATTTAAAGTTCAAAGGcctgcggcacctgggtggctcagtcggttaagcgcctgactcttgatttaggctcaggtcatgatctcgtggttcatgagctctagccccgtggcaggctctgtgctgacggcgtggagcttgcttgggattctttgtctccctctccctctctgcccttctcctgctcactctctctctctctcaaaataaataaatgaacattaaaaaaaaataaagttcaaaggcCTTCATCGATTTTCACAATATGTCCTCTTTGTAACGGGAAGTATAAGATAGCATAAAGAAGGCCAGTGGACGCTTGGATTTTATAGACAAAAGAGAATATCCCCTTTGCATCAAGCAAAGTGActgtaattttaaagttttcatttgcataaatTGAAGACATTTTGAATATAACCTGGAGCGTGATGTCAGTTAATCTCTCAAGCATTTGCTGAGCACCAAATCGTGCACGACACCGTTCAATTTAGTTTATGGGTCAAAACATATCATAGTCATGGTTTCCGCCCTTTCAGAGTTCTGATTTAGTAACACAAGAGGATCCAAATTTAACATATCgtgcatctctttctttcttaaaaacaaaacagaaacaaacatcaGAACTCATTTGCCCTGCAGAGCCGCTTTGGGATGGCCGCGACTACCACCTGCCTCTCCTTCCATCAGGCAGCCCCACCACCCCTTGGACTCGGCTGGCCGCACTCCATCCACGGGGCTTATTTCCACAGTGGTGCTGGAGGCCATCAGTCCTCCCCTGACTTTTCACTTCTGTGATTTCAGGTAGGATGGGTCTAGTGGAATAAACTCTTGACTCAGGGCCAGTTAGGAGAACTGAATGGCAATCCTGGTCTGGGTGCTCAAGTGAAAACTTGAGTAAGTTACTGAATCTCTTTGGTTGAACAGATACCATCGAGATCACATCACTGGAATGTTCTGAACATCACAAAAGGGGCTTACCTGTGTCAACTGCTAGCCTGACTCTTAGATACGTATATTCTCAGTCAGCTTCATATGAATATGGATCTCATTCTTCTGCATCGGACAATTGTAATACACAATTTCATGGCATGGTAAGCCAAAAGGACCTGAAAGATTGTCTCTCTTATATTTAGTTTATAGCTAAGAACCCTTAAAGTCAAAGTAGTTAAGTGACATAGCTTATCAGTGGCAACAGCAAACTGGAAACCAGGTAGAAACTGGTCTTTGTGTTTCTAGCACTGAACTTCCTGCAACTTAACCATACATGTTCCTGACAActgaatattcttaaaatataattctcAGCATTTTCTTCTCCTGATCAAAAGCTCTTGATGACTCTTAATCGTCTGGCAAGTAAAGTAAACCACCTTATCCTGCTACTCAGGGTCCTCTAACACTTGTTCTGAAATCTTGTTTCGTGCTTCTGCGAGTTTCCTCTCCATGCAGTCTGGGATCCACTAAACTAGGTTACTTGCCATGTTGTGTTCATGCTAcattgtaagctccatgagaacgGTGATGTCTCATTCATGGCCAAATCCCCAGTACCTAGTCAGATGCCTGACTCATAGTTAAAGCTCAATGAAAGTTTGTTGAAAATGGTGGACATTCTTCATTACAATAAATGTAACAGCaacagaaataataacaacagtaaaatggcaataataataatgataaatcatagtaaaataataatcatagatATTGACTGGGCCATTGGCCAACAGTCACTAagctataaatttcttttttttaagtttatttcatttattttgggggggggcagggcacagaaagagggagagaatcccaagcaggctctgcatcatcagcacgGAGCTGGGATGGgggttgatcccacaaaccgtgagattgtgacccgagctgaaatcaagagtttgatgccgaactgaccgagtcacccaggcgcccctaagctgtAAATTTCTTAATTAAACCTTATAATAATCCAGTCATGGGGATACTGTTCTTATCCTACTGATGACATGACCAACGCTCAGGGAGATGAAACAACTTCTCTGGTGTTGGTTGactgactcattcattcacatgttcaacaaatgttactgAGGGGctaccctgtgtcaggctctgttctagggATTGGGGATGCAGCCTACATATTCCTCTTCGTGAACAAGCTCTTTGCTTTCAGGGAGCTGACACTCTAATGGCAGAAAACACACACCCACTCActaaataaatgagatagaaaGTGGTAAGAGATCGTGATGGGATGACGGTTTCATACAGGGCTAAGGGTAAAGGCTCACTGAGGGGATGACAGCCGAGGTCTTGAGTGATGGAAAGGAGTGAGCCGTGAAAGACctagaggtttttaaaatatctcaggcaaagggaacagcaagtacaaaggacCTGAGGTAAGAGTGTCTCTGGTATCTTCCAGAAAACGGTAAGGCTGCCGGTGTGTCTGCAGGTGAAGGTGGAAGAAGAGAGCAGAAAGACCGCACAGATTAGATCACGTGAACACTGCAGGCGCCTCACAAACTTGGCTTTGGCTCTGATTCAGAAGGTAAGCAACCGGAGAGTCAGAGCCGGGGAGTGACAGGTTCTATCCTGGGTTCTAAAAGGATCTCTCTGACAAGGATGTAGCTAGTGGGGATCAATTACAGGAATATTAAAATCGTGTCTGTAACTGAAGGCAGAGGAGCCTGGGTTCTGATGGGCTGCATGAGGAGTCTCTGAGGAAAGGAGTCCAGGATTAGCCCAAGGTTTCTGGAAGGTGAGGGAGGAGCAGGTCAGGGGCTGAGGATTTCAGGACCTTAGCACATACACATTCAGTGCAAGACGCCTACGAGCCACGCACGTGGAAATACGAGTTAGCTGACAGCTGGATGTACACGTCTTTAGTTCACTGAAATGAAACAGGGATAGAACTTTCTGTCTCCAAGTTATCAGCATGTGGATGGCATGGTGAGTCCTGTGGTGGGATGAGATCATCTCAGGAATGAGTGTGGAGAGGTcagcagagaggagggcaggacTGGCCCTGGGGTTGCTCTGgtgtgggagggggtgagaggcAGGGACTTTGGAGGAGTGGTCAGCGAGGCAGGTGAAGGAATGAGAGATGTGTCCTCGACGTCAGATGGAGACTGTGCTTTAAAGACCAGGGCAGTAACCATCCCTGTCAAATGCTGTGGAAAGGTCAGGTCAAGCCAGGCCTCAACCCCTAGACTCGGTAGACGTGGAGGGCATTGGAAAACTCACCAAGAGCAATTCTGGGGCTTGCAGCTGCTGGGTAGATCCTGAACTACTTTGCCACTGCTTCCCTACTTTGCACGCAGGTGCTTGGATCTCCCTTGCCCTGTCTCTCTTTAGGTCCAAATTCCCTTCCTCTCCTAGGACCCCGCTCCTGTGCCCCCTCCATCACAGAACCTTCCCTGATCCCCTAGTCAAATTTCACTGCCGTGGCATTTACCTTGTTTTAGCATTATTCATTGGTGACTGTAtctagatatttgttgaatggatgagtcCCTGGGCCAATAAAAATATGCCATGTGAACTTCATGCAGAATAAGACAAAATGCTAAACAAAAGTGTGGTATTATTACTGTCACAATTAGGGCAGCTCATGCATCTGAACACGAACACCCCCAAACGGTAACCTGCCAGCACGGTCTCTGGGTGCTGCTGGGCctgcggggctgggggaggagggagcgcaGAGACACCGGCTGTTGAAAGAAGACTTGATTGTGGTTTTAAGGATCTGGGCTCtgggcccagctctgccactgggtggtgtgaccttgggtgaggccCTCCAAACTTCTGGGACATAATTTCTTCACCTTTGAAACGAACGAACAGATTGTACCCCATCTGCTCAAAGATCCTTCCACACACTTTAGTTTATACTCAGGTTAGAAAGTAATGTGGTCACTCTAATGGTATTAAGAGTtacttgtgccctttctctccaCTCAAACTGCAAAGATTCAAAGACAGGTCTTTGCCTCAAGTCTCTGCCTTGAGGCAGACTCTGCCCCACGTCTCTGCCTCAAGCACAGTATACTGGTGGATGCAGAGGAAGTGTTTTTTGATTTAATAGATCACAAGAATAAATCCTTTCTGGTCTATGAAACGTACACTGGCCCGATCTCTCTTCACCCTGCCACCCATCTCTCTTCTCAAATcggtccctccttccttccttaattcACCTCGGAGTTGCTACTGGGTGTAATATTCCCTAGAGCTATAAAGGTTCATGACCCAGCTCTGTCACTAATTTTGCACGTCTTGACTCTGTTGGCTTAGAGTTGAGGACATCGAGACACAGGTTCTACAACACAGGCCAGAGCACTGGAACTGGATGGTCTCAGATAATCCAGCCCATGGAACTAGGGTACTTGTAGAAAGTGGTAGGTTGTGTCTGATTTTGGAGATTTATGCATGGCAGGCTCAGCATCTGTGCTCAGGAATCTTAATCCACCATGTCTGAGTATCCCGGAGGGGACAGAATGCGGAGAGAGGGCCATCAGCCAGAAAGCCGAAGACACGGCGTCACGGGGGGTGGTGTCGTGGCCTGAactaggaaagagagaagagatgaagGCCACTTCGAGCCAGTACTTTGCTGGCACCTTTGACAGGGACAGTCTTTCAGACACTCAGTCAACACCCACCCCGTTCCAGGAACTGGGTCCGTGTTACAGATGTCACCTGCAGGCTGGGAGCACAGCATCCTACAACACCACACCGAAAGGCACTGTGATGAGTGCTGGCCGGAGGTGTAAACAGGGTGCCAATGGGGATGGGGGCTGCACAGACGAATCGGCCTTTCAACTGGGTGTGCCACTCTCTACTGTACCCTTCTCCACTTTGCTCTCTGATAGGCCCTCTGGGAGGCTGACCTGTATGGACGACATCCATGGGCTTCCCCATGTTCTTGGCTTCTGGCTGTATATCTAAgggaagggagctggggagggcagaaggtttatttatttcactcTCAGGGTTAGCTGTGTCTCTCTCAACCAAGAGTCGGTGCTTCTGTCAAGGTGGTCTGTTCTACAAGACTCTCCTTCTGGGTTCTGGTGACTGTTCCCTCCTCCAAGGCCTGAGTCACGACAGCTCTGCTATTATGCTCCCCTGTGGTTACCCTGGACCTTCGTAATTAATTCCTTTACCCCCGTTTGACTGCCTCGCTGTCTCTTTTAGGACTCTCGCAGATATATTAGGCCTTCGGCATCAGAACGCGTAATTCTTCGGAACTTCATCCCCTAGTAAACTCATCTTCCGTGAGGAATCATGTCTTGTTAATCTtagccctctctccccacctccactgctTACTGGAGTTTCTGTTCGTAGAGGTTTTCATCGTTAAACGGGAGTTCAATTCTCCTCGGTCACAGCCATTCCTTTGACTCCAGCTGGTCATGTGTGGCTCTATTCTGAATACTCCCAGGGCAGCCCACAGCTCTGGCAGGACTGTCCCAGCAAAGGGGCCACAGAGCCATTTCCCCCTTCACCTTCTGGCTGCTCTCACCTTATTGTTTCTTGCTCAGGAGGCCAAACGCTCCCACTAAAGCCTATTCCTGCTCAATACCCTCAAGTTTACCATCTTTACGTCAATGTCACACACATGGGACCTTCGAAGAGACCCTAAATCTCCCTCTGCTGTAATTTCCGAGATTggaaaatcaagataaaaataatactgacttcacagggctgctgggagaataaaaacaaatccaatGTCCTGTAAAATTTATTGTCTTTCCCATGAACTCTAGCAGTGACTATAAAGAATCAGCCAAGTTCTCTACAcacaccccccccgccccctccctacTTTGCTTTACTGGTTTCCATGAAGTAAGCACTTCGTTAATACACTGAGAAAAATACTAATAACTGACACGTCCTGAGCACTTACTAAGTAAGCACTTCACAGGCATTGCATAGAATCTCCTCAAGGATCATGTACGATAGAACCCCttgtgtccccattttacagatgaggaaaaataaGGGCACAAAAAGATGAAGTCACGTGCCCAAGGTCAGGAGCCGGAACTAAAACCTAGGAAGCGTGCCCCAAAGCCACACTGTCACCCCCTTTGCTTATACTGTCTCATCTGCTGCCATTGTCTGTGACATCTGTGAAGACAAACTGTAAAGACTGGCTGTAATAATGAGATATCCTGTAGAAATTATCACGTGACTAAAGGCAAAGTTTGCACTTCTGTGGACATTCTTGTGAATTCAGCTCAGGCACTGCACCCCCAAATTCAAATGTAACCTACTGTGTTGGGTTAGCGGAACCGCATTCTTTAACATCTCCGTGGTCTAGTGACTGAGACTCACCTGAACTTAGAGCATGCTCCACTTCCTGCATGATCACCCCGGGGGAGGCAGTGGTCTCGACGTCGATCAGCATACAGGTCACTTTGGCCGGCACCGTCGCTTGGGGCGTCGTCTCAGTGGGCACGGGCTCTGCTGTGGCATGCGAAGTGGGTGTGTGTTCAGTGCTGTGCTCTTCTGCTGGGGACTCTGGTGTGGCTGGGGCTCCTGTGGGCTTGAGGCTGGTCTCAGCAGAGCTGTGATTGGTGCTGGCAGAGGAGGCAGACGAAACCTCGGGGGGTGAGGTTGACAGGGGTGGAGGTGATGAGGCTGCAGCCTGAGGGGAGGTGAGTTCGGGAGACTCCGTGGGGGACTCAGCGGGGGACTGAGCTGGGGTCTCAGAGGGGGACTGCGACCCTGTGGGTGGCACGCTTGCCTTGGGAGTGCCTGAGCTGTGTTCTGAGGGCGTGGGTGTCAAGTGCAGCCCCCCGCTTGTTGGGGAGGGGTCTGTGTTCTTGCGTTCCCAGTGAGAGGCCGGGAGGCTGGTGTTTTCCTCTCTGGGCTCTACAGAAACGTTCTTGGGGAGTGTAGGTGTTGGAGCCGAGGTCGTAACTGGGAAGACGGATGTGCCAGTGGTCGGGGAGGCAGGGGGGCTTTGCGGAGAGCTTGTCCAGATGTCCGTCGACGAGATGTTTGTcggaagagaaagaggcaagggGCCTGATGTAGGCAGGCTCTGGACCCTCAGCCCTGTGGAAAAGCCAGTACAAACGTGGTGAATGCGTGAAAACCCGGGAGGCAAGGCTGCTTTATAGCACGTTCACAGATCTTTCTCATTTTGCATTGCGCCTCCCCAATTGTGCAGgtgacttttaaatattttcttcccgcTAAtcgctccctcctccctttgtgaCTTATCAGTAGGAACCAGCCCGAAGGCTCCGTAAGAATAATTAGTGGGTCAGGCAACACGAGCCCCGGCCAACACACTGAATGAACTCATCTCGTCTCCTGCTTGCTTAGAAGTGTGCCCTTAAAATAGTGAGACTCTCTGAGGAACTGACCTTTATGGGGATTTGTCCAGACTGCTGAGGGGCTGGTTCCCCAATGCCTGCAGTGATACCCAGGGTAGGTGCTGAGGGTGGGGAAGGCGTGGTTGGTGAGGGCACAGCTGGAGGAGCTTACTGATTGGCTGGTCCCTCTGAGGGGAGCTCACTGATTGGCTGTTCCCTGTCCCAGGATTGTGGGCTCTGCATTTATGCACAGGGATGCTGGTGCTATGGGCTTGCGGGCTGGCATGAGTCAAGATGTGGACACATCCCTTGTGAAGGAGGAAAGGGGGGGAAATCCCAGAATAAAAGCTGAGAGGAGGAATTTGAGGTTTGGAAATATCATCTGAGACTGGAACCCAGTTCTTTCAAATTCTAGCTAGGGTCTTTACAATCGTACCATCTTGCAAAATGTTCTCCTtcacattttgtaaaatttagaattagttttttcttccttcctccctccatttaCACATTCcgtttaattaactaattaattctttcattcaagtacttaataaatggcTTCTATGTGCTATCACTCTGCTAGtactgggttttgatttttttttaaattttaatgtttatttttgagagagagagatagaccatgaatagaggatgggcagagagagagggagacacagaatctgaagcaggctctaggctctgagctgccagcacagagcctgatgtggggctcaaactcaggaactacaagattgtgacctgagctgaagtaggtcgcttaactgactgaaccactcaggcaccccttgatttcGCTTTTTATGCAAACCATCTTTTGATTGACTCCCATGCCCCTTATCATCCCCCCAACTAGCTTTTCCCCTAGTCGTTGGCACCCTCTCTCACTCAGCTGCTCGCTTAAAAACCGAGTCAACCTTAAGTCAAAACCTTAAGTCATCTCTTTCCCTCATACTGCACATCAAATTCATTGGCAAATTATAATGGCCcaaccttgaaaacatcacaaCTTAATCACTTTTCACCACCTCCCCCATTATCTCAACATCACCTGAGCCACCAGTCACTTGCTAGACTATTGCCGTAGTCTCTTCATTGGTCTTCTGCTTTCCAGACTTTCTCCCTTTCAGTTACTTTTCACATAGCAGCCAGCATATTTTAAAGTGATCAATCAGATCATGTTCGTCAACTGGTCAAAACCCTCCAAAGCCATCTATCTGCTGCACCTAGAACAAAATCCCAAACTAATCCCCCATTGTCTCCCCATGCTCTCTTCATCATTCCAGTTGGTCTCTACTCAAATGGCCACTTCCTTCTCAGAGGAGCCTTCCCAGATGATCCTAACTATAATCATTCCTACTCCAGCTAGCtccttggttatttttttaaaagattacttttttaattgttaaaatatacatagcatttACCATTTCCACCATctttaagggtacagttcagtggcattaagtaccttCCCATTATTGTTCAACCATCACCACtaacccatctccagaactttcttatctttccaaactgaaactctgcatgATTAAATAATAGtactctcctttcttccctctccccagtcctggaaaccactattctactttctgtctctatgaatttgattgcTGTAGGTAATGCAAGCAAGTAGAATCATATTATAATTGTCCTTTtatgattggcttatttcacttagcataatgtcttcatgGGTCACTCATATTGCAGCAGGTGTCATGATtgccttactttaaaaaaatgtttatttttgagacagagggagagagagagagagagagagcgcgcacatgcacaagcaggggaggggcagagagagggggacagaagatctgctgtgttgacagcagaggcCCCCAATgaagggctccaactcatgaactgcaagatcatgacctgagccaaagtcagatgcttaaccaactgagccacccaagagttTCCTTCCCAGAAAATTCcacccagaatttccttcctttttaagactgaataatactccattgtatatatagaccacattgTATTCATCCATGCATTCATTGATGGACTTCGatggttgcttctaccttttggctaccGTGAATAATGCTACGAATCTGAGTATACAAATATCCATTTGAGACCCTGCCTTCAATTCgtcatatacccagaagtggacgTGGTGGGTCATATAGTAATTTTATGCTTGATTgcttgaggaaccaccataccctttggtcatttttgtgtttcgtaaaataaaatagtttcttcctgaaataattttatttatttatttatttatttgtttgtttatttatttatttctctctctctcttctatcaGAATATAAGTTCCATGAGGGTATAGGGACATGATCTTATTCATTGCTGTTTGCCTCAGACAGTGGCTAGgtcatagtaagtgctcagtatgTACTtgtagaaggaa includes:
- the PARM1 gene encoding prostate androgen-regulated mucin-like protein 1 isoform X1 is translated as MVCTTLFALCIFTAGLRVQSLPTSGPLPLSLPTNISSTDIWTSSPQSPPASPTTGTSVFPVTTSAPTPTLPKNVSVEPREENTSLPASHWERKNTDPSPTSGGLHLTPTPSEHSSGTPKASVPPTGSQSPSETPAQSPAESPTESPELTSPQAAASSPPPLSTSPPEVSSASSASTNHSSAETSLKPTGAPATPESPAEEHSTEHTPTSHATAEPVPTETTPQATVPAKVTCMLIDVETTASPGVIMQEVEHALSSDIQPEAKNMGKPMDVVHTGSIAAITVTVIAVVLLVFGVAAYLKIRHSSYGRLLDDHDYGSWGNYNNPLYDDS
- the PARM1 gene encoding prostate androgen-regulated mucin-like protein 1 isoform X2, with protein sequence MVCTTLFALCIFTAGLRVQSLPTSGPLPLSLPTNISSTDIWTSSPQSPPASPTTGTSVFPVTTSAPTPTLPKNVSVEPREENTSLPASHWERKNTDPSPTSGGLHLTPTPSEHSSGTPKASVPPTGSQSPSETPAQSPAESPTESPELTSPQAAASSPPPLSTSPPEVSSASSASTNHSSAETSLKPTGAPATPESPAEEHSTEHTPTSHATAEPVPTETTPQATVPAKVTCMLIDVETTASPGVIMQEVEHALSSGSIAAITVTVIAVVLLVFGVAAYLKIRHSSYGRLLDDHDYGSWGNYNNPLYDDS